One genomic region from Arthrobacter sp. YN encodes:
- a CDS encoding amidohydrolase, whose amino-acid sequence MLDLLLHNGAVRTFDGAGWARAVGITGGYITYVGTDADAPAARHRIDLNGRLLTPGIIDSHNHLLLGFDPDAVSLEGASSLDEVRKRIAEHARERPELDWICAENAVYSVVEGRRPNASDLCGVTDRPVFITTYDQHSVWLNDAALRVLGINHESSIPWGRPEVDADGNPTGWVTDFYTSAMTASGLRGLQRDIPMYSPDRRYRRITSSLAMAAASGITTVVEPQVPLAELDLMYRARAEGKMHSRVITALFHPVGSDAEFRKDLREAVDSAPVDDMLRLGPVKLYADDVIEPHTAAMLADYANRPGHRGAPSMPPNEFTAMLGELHRLGFQTHTHATGDLGVRMALDAIESAQRSNRTKDRRHGVVHVECLDDADLPRFAQLGVVPAMQPRHCSPDLVAGTWMDNVGEERWDRAWRFKSLAESGARLAFSSDWQVGEMDPLVGFYTALTRAGLDGGSAWTSDERLDLDTTLRAYTQGGAWAWHAENELGVIRVGARADVVVWSANLYTLEASELLGERADLTIVGGAVVHDARREFSDEPPVPASAAVVGHGVPAESHSTCAH is encoded by the coding sequence ATGCTTGACCTGCTGCTTCACAACGGGGCTGTCCGCACTTTTGATGGTGCCGGCTGGGCCCGGGCCGTCGGGATCACCGGCGGATACATCACCTACGTGGGAACGGACGCTGATGCTCCGGCGGCCCGCCATCGGATCGACCTCAACGGGCGCCTGCTGACTCCCGGCATCATTGACAGCCACAACCACCTGCTCCTCGGCTTCGACCCGGATGCCGTTAGCCTCGAAGGTGCTTCCTCCCTGGACGAAGTCCGGAAGCGGATCGCCGAACACGCAAGGGAGCGGCCGGAGCTGGACTGGATCTGCGCCGAGAATGCCGTGTATTCGGTGGTGGAAGGGCGGCGGCCCAATGCATCGGACCTATGTGGAGTGACCGATCGCCCGGTGTTCATCACCACCTACGACCAGCACTCGGTGTGGCTCAACGACGCCGCGCTGAGAGTGCTGGGCATCAACCATGAATCATCCATCCCGTGGGGACGTCCGGAAGTCGATGCCGATGGGAACCCGACCGGGTGGGTCACCGACTTCTACACGAGTGCCATGACCGCCTCAGGACTGCGCGGACTGCAACGCGATATCCCCATGTATTCTCCTGACCGTCGCTACCGGCGCATCACCTCAAGCCTGGCGATGGCTGCAGCGAGCGGCATCACCACGGTGGTGGAACCCCAGGTGCCCTTGGCGGAGCTCGATCTCATGTATCGGGCCCGGGCAGAGGGGAAAATGCACTCACGCGTGATCACCGCTCTCTTCCACCCCGTGGGTTCCGACGCAGAGTTCCGCAAGGACCTGCGCGAGGCAGTGGACAGTGCGCCAGTGGACGACATGCTTCGGCTTGGGCCGGTCAAGCTGTACGCAGATGATGTGATCGAACCACACACTGCCGCCATGCTTGCCGACTACGCCAACCGGCCGGGCCACCGCGGCGCACCGAGTATGCCACCCAACGAGTTCACGGCGATGCTGGGCGAGCTCCATAGGCTTGGCTTCCAAACCCACACCCACGCCACCGGCGACTTGGGAGTGCGCATGGCGTTGGATGCGATTGAAAGCGCCCAACGCAGCAACCGCACCAAGGACCGCCGTCACGGAGTTGTGCACGTGGAGTGTTTGGACGACGCCGATCTGCCTCGCTTCGCCCAGTTGGGAGTTGTTCCTGCAATGCAGCCGCGGCACTGTTCGCCGGACTTGGTGGCCGGAACGTGGATGGACAACGTTGGCGAGGAGCGCTGGGACCGTGCGTGGCGGTTCAAGTCACTCGCAGAATCGGGCGCCCGGTTGGCTTTTTCCAGCGACTGGCAGGTGGGGGAGATGGACCCCCTGGTGGGTTTCTACACCGCACTCACCAGGGCGGGACTCGACGGCGGCTCGGCCTGGACCTCGGATGAGCGCCTCGACCTCGACACCACCCTCCGTGCGTATACACAAGGCGGCGCGTGGGCGTGGCACGCCGAGAACGAACTGGGCGTTATCCGCGTGGGAGCCAGGGCCGACGTCGTGGTCTGGTCTGCCAACCTGTACACGCTGGAGGCATCGGAACTGCTCGGCGAGCGGGCTGATCTGACAATCGTCGGTGGCGCCGTAGTCCACGACGCCCGCCGGGAGTTCAGCGACGAGCCGCCGGTGCCCGCGTCAGCGGCCGTCGTTGGGCACGGAGTCCCGGCCGAGTCGCACTCGACCTGCGCGCACTGA
- a CDS encoding alpha/beta fold hydrolase → METITTTQTSIVLVPGHWLGGWAWDAVAADLRSRGHRVIAVTLPGLDPEDPQRASRTLSDQADGLHLAVRTAGNDGSSVVLVVHSGAGVPASVLLDQNPTAVTRIIYVDSGPSSDGSVFDASVPPDQQEVVLPPFEQLGASLDGLSRSDLELFRQRAVPMPANVVRASLHLQDDSRRNVPSTIIACSYPSEVLMQMVREGDPMMAEVATLRNLELVDLPTGHWPMWSRPEDLSIAIAEAAAKDRR, encoded by the coding sequence ATGGAAACAATCACAACCACCCAAACGTCAATCGTTCTCGTCCCCGGCCACTGGCTGGGTGGATGGGCGTGGGACGCCGTCGCGGCCGATCTGCGCAGCCGCGGCCACCGCGTCATAGCAGTGACGCTGCCGGGCCTTGACCCCGAGGATCCCCAGCGGGCTTCAAGGACTCTGTCCGACCAGGCCGACGGTTTGCACTTGGCGGTGAGGACTGCCGGCAACGACGGTTCCTCAGTGGTGCTCGTCGTTCACAGCGGCGCCGGAGTCCCCGCCTCCGTACTCCTGGACCAGAACCCCACCGCGGTCACCAGGATCATCTACGTCGACAGTGGCCCGTCCTCGGATGGCTCTGTCTTCGATGCGTCCGTGCCACCAGATCAACAAGAAGTAGTGCTGCCACCGTTTGAACAGCTGGGCGCCAGCCTCGACGGGCTCAGCAGGAGCGACCTTGAACTATTCCGTCAGCGAGCGGTGCCGATGCCCGCGAACGTCGTGCGCGCTTCACTGCACCTTCAGGACGACTCCCGACGAAACGTCCCCTCGACGATCATCGCCTGCTCATATCCCTCCGAGGTTCTGATGCAGATGGTGCGCGAAGGTGACCCCATGATGGCAGAGGTCGCCACCCTCCGTAACCTCGAACTTGTCGACCTCCCCACTGGCCACTGGCCGATGTGGAGCCGGCCCGAAGACCTCAGCATCGCTATTGCCGAAGCAGCTGCCAAGGACCGCCGATGA
- a CDS encoding HTH domain-containing protein: protein MNRTARLHALTESLRRAGTRGRTAQQLADEFEVAIRTIKRDLAALQAGGLPVWGEQVQAAATG, encoded by the coding sequence ATGAACAGAACCGCGCGCCTTCATGCCCTCACCGAGTCACTGCGCCGGGCAGGCACTCGTGGTCGCACTGCGCAGCAGCTTGCCGATGAGTTTGAGGTAGCCATTCGCACCATCAAACGTGACTTGGCCGCTCTCCAGGCTGGCGGGTTGCCAGTCTGGGGCGAACAGGTCCAGGCGGCGGCTACGGGGTGA
- a CDS encoding helix-turn-helix transcriptional regulator produces the protein MSSLPSVNLTAAQALALSAAVSASNQAPFSDSARAAIRKVVDVLDPVARRRAAELSHRIWVDVGPAPHRRVMSVLEQATIDQVTVKLTYTDSKGDTTQREVEPMIFALNGNRWMLVAWCRLRDGIRWFDLTRIQRATATRHPCTGHHVDEIGTPPEFARPIDI, from the coding sequence ATGTCGTCGCTGCCGTCGGTGAATCTCACCGCCGCGCAGGCGTTGGCCCTCAGCGCGGCAGTGTCCGCGAGCAATCAAGCACCGTTTTCCGATTCGGCCCGCGCCGCGATCCGGAAAGTGGTTGACGTGCTGGACCCAGTTGCCCGCCGTCGAGCCGCTGAACTGTCCCATCGAATCTGGGTCGACGTCGGCCCGGCGCCTCACCGTCGGGTGATGTCAGTGCTTGAGCAAGCCACTATTGACCAAGTCACCGTAAAACTGACCTACACCGATTCCAAGGGCGACACCACGCAACGTGAGGTGGAGCCGATGATCTTCGCTCTCAACGGCAATCGGTGGATGCTTGTGGCGTGGTGCAGATTGCGTGACGGCATCCGTTGGTTTGATCTGACCCGGATCCAGCGGGCAACCGCCACTCGTCATCCATGCACGGGCCATCACGTCGACGAGATCGGCACCCCGCCCGAATTTGCGCGCCCCATCGACATCTAG
- a CDS encoding GntR family transcriptional regulator produces the protein MSGRVSAVSIVDAIAADLRSRIFAGDLHPGDTLTETDVASSYEVARPTAKASIEKLVPEGLLERGTHKTARVVELGTDSVRDIYLARAYLESEVLRRLAHSKTVPEGAVQANRDIAALQSGTPLDVVEPDMRFHTSLIDAVGNERLSRMYRSLVGEVRMCMVRVQSLHLLDTSLIHAEHQKILELIESGQADAAAALLDEHLGRARERLAEAMGGDPAARPLPWQPNG, from the coding sequence ATGTCCGGGCGAGTATCAGCAGTCTCAATAGTGGACGCGATCGCAGCAGATCTCCGGAGCCGCATCTTTGCCGGTGACCTCCATCCCGGTGACACCCTCACCGAAACCGACGTAGCGTCGTCGTACGAGGTAGCCCGCCCCACCGCCAAGGCGTCAATCGAGAAGCTCGTCCCCGAAGGATTGCTGGAGCGTGGAACGCACAAGACCGCTCGCGTTGTGGAGCTCGGAACGGACTCCGTGCGAGACATCTACCTGGCCCGGGCTTATCTGGAAAGTGAAGTTCTGCGGAGGCTCGCCCACAGCAAGACGGTTCCGGAGGGAGCAGTGCAGGCGAACCGGGACATCGCCGCGCTCCAAAGCGGCACTCCCCTGGACGTGGTGGAACCTGACATGCGTTTCCACACCAGCCTGATTGACGCCGTGGGCAACGAGCGCCTCAGCCGGATGTACCGCTCGCTCGTGGGAGAAGTGCGGATGTGCATGGTCCGCGTCCAGTCCCTGCATCTCCTGGATACCTCGCTGATCCATGCGGAACACCAGAAAATACTTGAGCTCATCGAGTCCGGCCAAGCGGACGCAGCAGCCGCCTTGCTGGACGAACACCTCGGCCGCGCGCGGGAACGCTTGGCCGAAGCCATGGGAGGGGACCCCGCTGCACGGCCGCTGCCGTGGCAGCCGAACGGCTAG
- a CDS encoding FAD-binding and (Fe-S)-binding domain-containing protein: MPSLDVSGFRSAVQDPGAVSTRAIDLHANAHDASHFLLIPQAVVTAESAADVGGLLRASAAQGVPLTFRSGGTSLSGQAVTDGVLVDVRRNFRDIEVLDDGARVRVQPGVTVRALNARLARYGRKFGPDPASEAACTIGGVVANNSSGMNCGTVDNTYRTLESLTLVLPSGTVMDTGAPDADQKLRALEPELYKGLARLAERVRSNKDSVQRIRQQFSMKNTMGYGLNSLLDFRNPVDIMAHLIIGSEGTLGFVAEAVFRTIPRLQHAAAGLLVFPDLEAANAALPALVDTGAATIELMDALSLKVGQTLKGTPAVVHDIAVRDHAALLVEYSAGSAGQLEELQVGGSAILQRLGLSAPAHFTPDATERGQLWQLRKGLYASVAGARPQGTTALLEDIVVPVPVLGRTCRGLIGLFEKYGYSNSVIFGHAKDGNVHFMLTDGFASTSELDRYSAFTEDMVDLVLAEGGSLKAEHGTGRVMAPFVRRQYGDELYDVMRTIKRLFDPAGMLNPGVVMDEDPVAHLRHIKTAPPVAEEVDRCVSCGYCEPVCPSKDITLTPRQRIVTLRAIESARMAGDLALVKELERDYEYESVDTCAVDGMCQTACPVDINTGSLVKRLRKNDAGKLANGAWNAAAKHWEGVTRGAALALTVVDKLPAAVIKPPNKAARAVLGADAVPLYSTELPGGGSPRKRPAPSGHVDAVYFPSCVNTMFGPAGALPEAGGRGVQYSFEQLSARAGLKLLVPQGIDGLCCGTPWSSKGMAKGQETMKAKTLAALRTATHNGELPIVCDASSCTEGLRHAVESDIPAEGQLPLRIVDAVDFAAERILPLLPEHGKLQTLVLHPTCSSTRMGLNDALGVVAGAVAERVDIPENWGCCAFAGDRGMLHPELTASATARQAADVADLDAVAHASCNRTCELGMTRATGSQYRHVLELLEEVTR, from the coding sequence GTGCCTTCTCTTGACGTTTCCGGCTTCCGATCGGCGGTGCAAGACCCAGGAGCGGTGAGCACCCGGGCGATTGATCTTCATGCGAACGCTCATGACGCCTCGCATTTCCTCTTGATTCCGCAGGCTGTGGTGACAGCGGAAAGTGCTGCCGACGTCGGAGGTTTGTTGCGCGCCAGCGCCGCCCAGGGCGTGCCGCTGACGTTCCGTTCCGGCGGTACCAGCTTGAGCGGGCAGGCCGTCACGGACGGCGTGCTGGTGGATGTGCGCCGGAACTTCAGGGACATTGAAGTGCTCGACGACGGCGCCCGGGTTCGCGTCCAGCCTGGCGTCACCGTTCGGGCACTTAACGCGCGGCTGGCACGCTACGGCCGGAAGTTCGGGCCCGATCCGGCCAGCGAAGCGGCGTGCACCATTGGCGGTGTGGTGGCCAACAACTCCTCCGGCATGAACTGCGGCACCGTGGACAACACGTACCGCACACTTGAATCGCTGACCCTGGTGCTGCCCTCCGGGACGGTCATGGACACCGGGGCGCCCGATGCCGATCAAAAGCTCCGCGCCCTGGAACCGGAGCTTTATAAGGGCTTGGCGCGGTTGGCTGAACGGGTCCGGAGCAACAAGGACTCAGTGCAGAGGATCCGCCAGCAGTTTTCCATGAAGAACACCATGGGCTACGGCCTGAACTCCCTGCTGGACTTCCGGAACCCGGTGGACATCATGGCGCACCTGATCATCGGCAGCGAAGGCACCCTGGGGTTCGTGGCCGAGGCGGTGTTCCGGACCATTCCGCGGCTCCAGCACGCTGCGGCGGGCCTTCTGGTTTTTCCCGATCTCGAGGCCGCCAATGCTGCGCTGCCCGCACTCGTTGACACCGGGGCGGCCACCATCGAACTGATGGATGCGCTTTCACTCAAGGTGGGCCAAACGCTCAAGGGGACTCCCGCCGTCGTGCATGACATTGCGGTCCGTGACCATGCCGCCCTTCTGGTGGAGTATTCCGCAGGTAGTGCCGGCCAACTGGAGGAGCTTCAGGTGGGCGGATCGGCAATCCTGCAGCGCCTTGGTTTGTCAGCTCCTGCGCACTTCACCCCCGATGCCACGGAACGCGGTCAGTTGTGGCAGTTGCGAAAGGGACTTTATGCTTCCGTGGCCGGCGCGCGCCCCCAAGGCACCACGGCTCTGTTGGAAGACATTGTGGTGCCGGTGCCCGTGCTGGGTCGCACTTGCCGGGGCTTGATCGGGCTGTTTGAAAAGTACGGGTACAGCAACAGCGTGATCTTCGGCCATGCCAAGGACGGCAACGTCCACTTCATGCTGACCGACGGCTTTGCCTCGACGTCCGAACTGGACCGATACAGCGCCTTCACCGAGGACATGGTGGACCTTGTCCTTGCCGAAGGAGGGTCGTTGAAAGCCGAACACGGCACGGGGCGTGTCATGGCCCCGTTCGTCCGCCGTCAATACGGCGACGAGCTCTACGACGTCATGCGCACCATCAAACGACTCTTCGACCCCGCAGGCATGCTGAACCCGGGTGTGGTGATGGATGAGGACCCCGTGGCCCACCTCCGGCATATCAAGACGGCGCCGCCAGTAGCGGAGGAAGTGGACCGCTGCGTTTCCTGCGGATATTGCGAACCGGTGTGTCCCAGTAAGGACATCACCCTCACGCCGCGCCAGAGAATCGTCACGCTGCGTGCCATTGAATCTGCGCGAATGGCCGGAGACTTGGCGTTGGTGAAGGAGCTGGAGCGAGACTACGAGTACGAGTCGGTGGACACCTGCGCCGTGGACGGCATGTGCCAAACCGCCTGCCCGGTGGACATCAACACAGGATCGCTGGTGAAGCGCCTGAGGAAGAACGACGCCGGCAAACTCGCCAACGGTGCGTGGAACGCCGCAGCCAAGCACTGGGAAGGTGTCACCCGCGGAGCGGCTCTTGCGCTCACGGTGGTGGACAAGCTTCCAGCGGCCGTCATCAAGCCGCCCAATAAAGCGGCGCGGGCTGTCCTGGGGGCAGATGCTGTACCCCTCTACTCCACGGAGCTTCCAGGCGGAGGTTCACCGCGGAAACGCCCTGCTCCTTCGGGGCATGTTGATGCCGTCTATTTCCCTTCCTGCGTCAACACCATGTTCGGTCCGGCAGGGGCATTACCTGAAGCCGGCGGACGCGGCGTGCAGTACAGCTTTGAACAACTCTCTGCCCGGGCAGGGCTAAAGCTCCTGGTTCCACAAGGTATTGACGGCCTGTGCTGCGGGACGCCATGGTCCTCCAAAGGAATGGCTAAAGGCCAGGAAACCATGAAAGCGAAAACCCTGGCGGCACTCCGGACGGCAACCCATAACGGCGAGCTGCCCATCGTCTGCGACGCGTCGTCCTGCACCGAGGGCCTGCGCCATGCGGTGGAATCGGATATTCCAGCGGAAGGTCAGCTTCCCCTGCGCATCGTGGACGCCGTGGACTTCGCCGCCGAACGGATACTGCCCCTGCTGCCCGAGCACGGGAAACTTCAAACATTGGTGCTGCATCCCACCTGCTCGTCAACGCGGATGGGACTCAACGATGCGCTGGGCGTGGTTGCCGGTGCAGTGGCGGAACGCGTGGACATTCCCGAGAACTGGGGTTGTTGTGCGTTTGCCGGTGACAGGGGCATGTTGCATCCGGAACTGACGGCGTCGGCAACAGCGCGTCAGGCCGCGGACGTAGCGGACCTGGACGCTGTTGCCCACGCCTCCTGCAACAGAACCTGTGAACTCGGCATGACACGGGCCACGGGATCCCAGTACCGGCATGTACTGGAGTTACTGGAAGAGGTCACCCGGTAA
- a CDS encoding L-aspartate oxidase, whose translation MNLNTNPERLLSTSVLVIGTGGAGLRASIELAQRGVQVLAVGKRRKHDAHTSLAAGGINAALGTMDPQDSWQQHAADTLRESYFLADPSIVETVARNAARGIEDLEQWGMPFAREEDGRISQRFFGAHKYRRTAYAGDYTGLEIQRTLMRRAAELNVPIIDTVYITRLLVADGTVFGAYGFDVVDGTPVQIHADAVILAAGGHTRIWRHTSSRRDENTGDSFRLAALAGARIRDAELVQFHPSGLLEPDDAAGTLVSEAARGEGGILTNALGERFMERYDPERMELSTRDRVALAAFTEVAEGRGTQKGGVYLDVSHLPRETIMEKLPRVYRTLIDLQMLDITTTKIEIAPTAHYSMGGVWVAPEDHGTGVNGLYAIGEASSGLHGANRLGGNSLIELLVYGRITGEHVADYVHSRTHLVRDPAAVGIARGEMQSLLSERGTESARRLQRELRNLMTEHAGVVRTEQGLEQGLEKLTALEERAQLVTAHPDIAGFDDLAHAYDLLGSLLAARATLECALERRETRGAHNRADFPMADPSLQGNFVWSTDEGVRFESLPPAPESFRALAEATADDSVAGKLVE comes from the coding sequence ATGAACCTCAACACCAATCCAGAACGACTCCTGTCCACTTCGGTGCTGGTGATCGGCACCGGCGGCGCCGGCTTGCGCGCCTCGATTGAGCTCGCCCAGCGGGGCGTGCAGGTGCTTGCGGTGGGAAAGCGTCGCAAGCACGACGCCCACACGAGCCTTGCCGCCGGTGGCATCAACGCTGCTTTGGGCACGATGGACCCGCAGGACAGCTGGCAGCAGCACGCCGCCGACACCTTGCGGGAGTCCTACTTCCTGGCCGACCCGTCCATCGTCGAGACCGTGGCCCGCAACGCTGCCCGCGGCATCGAGGACCTTGAACAGTGGGGTATGCCCTTTGCCCGCGAGGAAGATGGACGAATCTCCCAGCGCTTCTTCGGCGCGCACAAGTATCGCCGCACGGCCTACGCCGGGGACTACACCGGGTTGGAGATCCAGCGCACGCTGATGCGCCGGGCGGCAGAGTTGAACGTGCCCATCATCGACACCGTCTACATCACCCGGTTGCTCGTCGCCGACGGCACCGTCTTTGGAGCCTATGGATTCGACGTTGTGGACGGCACCCCCGTGCAGATCCACGCCGATGCCGTCATCCTTGCCGCAGGCGGACATACCCGCATCTGGCGGCATACCTCTTCCCGTCGCGATGAAAACACCGGGGACTCCTTCCGGCTGGCCGCCCTGGCCGGAGCCCGGATCCGCGACGCCGAGCTGGTTCAGTTCCACCCGTCAGGGCTGTTGGAGCCCGACGACGCCGCCGGCACCTTGGTCTCGGAGGCAGCGCGAGGCGAAGGAGGCATTCTCACCAACGCCCTCGGTGAGCGCTTCATGGAACGCTACGACCCTGAGCGCATGGAACTTTCCACCCGGGACCGGGTTGCGCTGGCCGCCTTCACCGAAGTCGCCGAAGGTCGCGGTACCCAGAAGGGCGGCGTCTACCTGGACGTGTCCCACCTGCCACGGGAAACCATCATGGAAAAGCTGCCTCGGGTCTACCGCACCCTGATCGACCTGCAGATGCTGGACATCACCACCACCAAAATCGAGATTGCGCCCACCGCCCACTACTCGATGGGTGGGGTCTGGGTTGCGCCCGAGGACCACGGAACGGGAGTCAACGGCCTCTACGCAATCGGCGAGGCATCGTCCGGGCTGCACGGCGCCAACCGTCTCGGCGGCAATTCACTGATTGAGCTGCTCGTTTACGGACGTATAACCGGCGAGCATGTGGCCGACTACGTCCATTCGCGTACCCATCTGGTCCGGGATCCCGCCGCTGTAGGAATAGCCCGCGGGGAAATGCAGTCACTGCTCAGTGAACGCGGAACAGAATCCGCACGGCGGCTGCAGCGTGAACTACGCAACCTCATGACCGAACACGCCGGGGTGGTCCGCACTGAACAGGGACTGGAACAAGGACTCGAGAAGCTGACGGCCTTGGAGGAGCGCGCCCAGCTGGTCACCGCCCACCCGGACATCGCCGGGTTCGATGATCTGGCCCACGCCTACGACCTTCTCGGCTCCCTGCTGGCAGCACGGGCCACCCTCGAGTGCGCCCTTGAACGCCGCGAAACCCGCGGCGCCCACAACCGTGCTGACTTCCCAATGGCAGATCCCTCACTCCAGGGGAACTTTGTCTGGTCAACAGATGAGGGCGTCAGATTCGAAAGTCTGCCTCCGGCTCCGGAGTCCTTCCGAGCCCTTGCCGAGGCCACCGCGGACGATTCCGTCGCCGGGAAGCTCGTCGAGTAA
- a CDS encoding LysR family transcriptional regulator — MTMKLEQLRTFEAIARVGHFTRAAEQLYLAQPSLSRQIAALEADLGMTLFHRGPSGATLTNAGELLLPIARRMLGDAQTAREQMNELAGLRRGRIRLGAPPTLCVSLVADVLASFRKAHPGIELHITEGGSRFLVDALNESALDLALVVTRGVDPTVKGTELIPLLTEELVVVSAAGSAAHEELTLEELARIPQVAFNRSYDLRVATEAAFSASGLEPVIAVEGAEMDAVLRFVERGLGVAVVPAMVVIGRPGLHSARLVNPSLTRTVNLARRDDIGPSAAAAAMQEFIFSTVDRLAAPGTDLARLVTPTERR, encoded by the coding sequence ATGACCATGAAGCTGGAGCAGTTACGCACCTTCGAAGCGATCGCCCGAGTGGGCCATTTCACACGCGCGGCCGAGCAACTTTATCTCGCGCAACCTTCCCTCAGCAGGCAGATCGCCGCACTCGAGGCCGATCTTGGAATGACTCTCTTCCACCGCGGACCGTCCGGGGCGACCCTGACGAATGCGGGGGAGCTCCTCCTGCCCATCGCCCGGCGCATGCTCGGTGACGCGCAGACCGCGCGGGAGCAAATGAACGAGCTCGCAGGGTTGCGCCGGGGCCGCATTCGCCTGGGCGCTCCGCCTACGCTGTGTGTCTCACTGGTGGCCGATGTGCTGGCCTCTTTCCGAAAGGCGCATCCCGGAATTGAATTGCACATCACTGAAGGCGGTTCGCGATTCCTTGTTGATGCCCTGAACGAAAGCGCGCTGGATCTGGCTTTGGTGGTCACCCGGGGCGTGGACCCCACCGTGAAGGGAACTGAGCTGATTCCGTTGCTGACTGAGGAGCTGGTGGTTGTCTCCGCCGCGGGATCGGCGGCGCACGAAGAACTCACCCTGGAAGAGTTGGCGCGCATTCCCCAGGTGGCCTTTAACCGCAGCTATGATCTGCGGGTGGCCACCGAGGCTGCGTTCTCCGCCAGCGGCTTGGAACCGGTGATTGCCGTAGAAGGCGCCGAGATGGACGCCGTGCTGCGGTTCGTGGAACGGGGACTGGGTGTTGCAGTGGTGCCGGCAATGGTGGTCATCGGCCGGCCCGGACTGCACAGTGCCCGTCTGGTCAATCCCTCACTGACAAGAACCGTCAATCTGGCCCGACGCGACGACATTGGTCCTTCGGCAGCCGCAGCAGCTATGCAGGAGTTCATCTTCAGCACAGTTGACCGGCTGGCGGCACCCGGCACCGACCTTGCACGGCTGGTCACGCCAACGGAACGTCGCTGA
- a CDS encoding malate dehydrogenase, which yields MSMPIKIAVTGAAGQIGYSLLFRIASGALFGADTPVQLRLLEITPALKALEGVVMELDDCAFPALDSVEIGDDADHIFDGVNLALLVGARPRTKGMERGDLLSANGAIFTAQGKALNRVAADDVRIGVTGNPANTNALIAMSNAPDIPAGRFSALTRLDHNRALGQLAKKTQAKVGDIRKMTVWGNHSATQYPDIFHAEVAGRNAAEVVNDRDWIENEFIPTVARRGAAIIDARGASSAASAASATVDAARDWLLGTPEGDWVSMAVASDGSYGVPEGLIYSYPVTTSGGNWEIVEGLEVNDFSRRKMDATAAELSEERAAVAELGLI from the coding sequence ATGAGCATGCCCATTAAGATCGCTGTGACTGGCGCGGCCGGCCAGATCGGCTACAGCCTCCTCTTCCGGATAGCCAGCGGTGCCCTCTTCGGTGCTGATACGCCAGTGCAACTCCGGCTCCTGGAGATCACGCCGGCGTTGAAGGCACTGGAGGGTGTGGTGATGGAGCTCGATGACTGCGCGTTTCCCGCACTCGACTCGGTCGAAATCGGCGACGACGCCGACCACATTTTCGACGGCGTCAACCTTGCCTTGCTTGTTGGCGCCCGTCCACGGACCAAGGGCATGGAACGCGGCGACCTGCTCAGTGCCAACGGCGCTATTTTCACAGCGCAAGGCAAGGCCCTTAACCGGGTCGCGGCCGACGATGTCCGCATCGGTGTGACAGGCAACCCGGCCAACACCAACGCCTTGATTGCGATGAGCAACGCCCCGGACATCCCCGCCGGGCGGTTCAGCGCCCTGACCCGCCTTGATCACAACCGCGCCCTTGGACAGCTAGCGAAAAAGACCCAAGCCAAGGTCGGGGATATCCGCAAAATGACCGTCTGGGGCAATCATTCCGCCACGCAGTATCCGGACATCTTTCATGCAGAAGTCGCCGGCCGGAACGCGGCTGAGGTGGTGAATGATCGGGACTGGATCGAGAACGAATTCATCCCCACGGTTGCCAGGCGGGGTGCAGCGATCATCGATGCCCGGGGTGCGTCCTCCGCGGCATCGGCAGCGTCGGCGACCGTCGACGCAGCCCGCGACTGGCTGCTCGGCACCCCCGAGGGCGATTGGGTTTCGATGGCCGTTGCCTCCGACGGGTCATACGGGGTGCCCGAAGGTCTCATCTATTCGTACCCGGTGACTACCTCAGGCGGGAACTGGGAAATTGTTGAAGGGCTGGAAGTGAACGATTTCAGCCGCAGGAAGATGGATGCGACAGCCGCCGAGCTTTCCGAGGAGCGGGCTGCCGTGGCTGAACTGGGATTGATCTGA